The DNA sequence CGCCCATTCGGTGCGTGTGGGTCTGCGATGGTCGAACCACGCTTCGAGCGGCAGCGCGAACAACACGGCCAAGACGAGCAGCGGCTGGACCAGCAGGATGGAGCCGAGACCCAGGGCTGCTGCCTGCAAGGAGAATCCGCAGACCGCCAGACCGGCACCGAGCCACCATCCCGGTGTGATGGCGCCGCTGGCCGCCGATGCACGTTGCCGGAAGACCGTCCCGGTGGCGATGAGGCAGGCGGCGGCGACCGCCAGTACCGCCGACATGATGTTCTGCACAGGCGGCTAGTGGTCGGTCGGGCCCATTGCCGACCCTCCGGGAGCAGGGGCGGGCGCTTTGGGGAACGCCACTTCGAACTCGGTCTCCCGCTCGGCGGCATGCCTCGCGAGCACGAACACCGCACGCAGCATGATGACCAGCGAGAGCCCGGCGATGATGCCGTCGACGATGTTCACGTCGACGCTTTCACCGAGCAGCACCACGCCGAGCGCCATGGCCACGGCGGGCTCCATCACCGTCATCGCCGGGAACGACGTCTGCAGATCGTGGGCGGCGAACGCGAGCTGCTGGGTGATCACCGAGGCGGTGGCGACGAGCAGGATCAGGTAGATCTCCGGGTGGGTCAGCACCTCCACGACGCTTTCGCCGAGCTGGGTCACCACCGCTTTGAGGAGAAACGCCTGCACCCCGGTGAGCAGACCTGACGCCGATCCGAACAGCAGCGCCCGGTGATGGGGTGATACGAGCCGAGCCGCGACCACCAGACCGATGAGGACCGCGACCACCACGACGATGGTTCCCGCCAGGGTTCCGGCCGACACGTTGTGTCCCCCGGCCTCAGGCCGGGCGATCACCACGAATGCGGCGATGCAGACGGTGAGGATGATGCCCCACTTCCACTCGTGGAAGTTCAGACGGCGGTGGTCCAGATAGGCCTCCATCGGCAGCGCGAACAGCACCGACAGCACGATCAGCGGCTGCACCAGAAGCAACGATCCGAGGCCGAGCGCCACCGCCTGCAACGCGAATCCGGCGGCGGCGATCAGTACTCCGAGCCACCAGCGTTTGGTGATCCCGCCCGACGCCGTAGAGGAACGTTGACGCACAAGTGTCCCGGTCGCGACGAGGAGCGCCGACAGAGTCGCCAGCAGCGCCGGGAGGAACAAGTGCACTTTGCCGACAATACTTGGCGGACCTGGGGGCGAGCGTGCTCTCGCGGTGGGAGTGTGAGCGAGTCGATCCCGACGGACAACAAAACGTTGGTGACGGCGGAGCGAACTCTGGACGATTGGGTACCCGATCCATGGCGGGTCACCCGAACCCAGCCGATAATCGACATGCCCTATCCGCAAAACACCCAGAAGGTGCGCACATGACGTTGGCCGGATACACCGATTCCGAACTCGAACTCGATCTGCGGTGGTGGTCCGCGACCAACTACCTGACGGTGGCGCAGATTTATCTGCAGGACAACGTCTTGCTCCGCGAGCCGCTCAGCGTCGAGCACATCAAGCCCCGACTGCTCGGACACTGGGGCACCAGTCCGGGGCTCTCGATGATCTACACACTGCTCAACCGGCGCATCCGCGAGACCGACTCGAAATGGCTCTACATCACCGGGCCGGGGCACGGCGGCCCGGCGCTGGTGGCAGCGACCTACCTCGAGGGCACCTACAGCGAGATCTATCCGCACGTGTCCGCGGATGCGGATGGGGTCCGAGCACTGTGCAGGCAGTTCTCCACACCGGGTGGAATCCCCAGCCATGTGAGCGTGCAGACACCGGGTTCGATCCACGAGGGCGGTGAACTCGGCTATGCGCTCATCCACGCCGCGGGTGCCGCCTTCGACAGCCCCGATCTGGTGGTCGCGTGTGTGGTCGGCGACGGTGAGGCCGAGACCGGCCCCCTCGCCGGTTCCTGGAAGATCCCGGCATTCCTCAATCCGGCTCGCGATGGTGCGGTGCTGCCGATCCTGCACCTCAACGGGGCCAAGATCGCCGGCCCCACCGTCTTCGGCCGCAGCAGCGACGACGACATCACGGCGTTCCTGTCGGGCCAGGGCTGGGAGCCCATGTTCGTCGGCGGCGACGACCCTCATGAGGTGTTCCCGGCGATGGCGCAGGCAATCGCGAGCGCTCACGACAAGATCGTCGAGATCCAGACCCGCGCTCGCGAAGGCAACCCGTCCGGCGACAAATGGCCGGCCATCGTGATGCGCACCCCCAAGGGCTGGACGGGACCGCACGAGGTGGACGGCAAACTGATCGAGGGCACCCACTGGAGTCATCAGGTCCCGCTGTCGGGGGTGAAGGAAAATCCCGAGCACCTCGCCCTGCTCGAGGAATGGTTGCGGTCGTACAAGCCGGACGACCTGTTCGACAAGTCGGGTGCACTCATCGACGACCTCGCCGACCTGGCACCCAGGGGTGAGCTGCGGATGGGCGCGACGCCGTATGCCAACGGCGGCCGCGCACTGGTCCCCCTCAAGATCCCGCCGCTGGAGTCGTACGCCCTGGACATCGAGGCCCCCGGCGCACTCGCCTACGAGACCACCAAGGTGCTCGGCGAGCTGATGCGCGACATCTACCGCGACAACTCCGACGAGAACCACGGCGGATCGTTCCGGTTGTTCAGTCCGGATGAGACAGCGTCGAACCGGCTCCAGGCGGTGTTCGAGCAAACCGACCGTTGCTGGCAGTTGCCGACCAACGAGAACGACGACAACCTGTCGCCCGAGGGCCGCGTCATGGAGGTGCTCAGCGAGCACCTGTGCCAGGGCTGGCTCGAGGGATATCTGCTGACCGGACGCCATGGTCTGTTCGCCACCTACGAGGCGTTCGCGATGGTGAGCGTCTCCATGCTGGTGCAGCACACCAAGTGGTTGCAGCACGCGGCCGAGCTGCCGTGGCGCGAACCGGTGGCATCGCTCAACGTGCTGCTCACCAGTACCTGCTGGCGTAACGACCACAACGGTTTCAGCCATCAGGGACCCGGCTTGATCGATGCCGTCATCCCACTGGCCCCCGGCGTGGTGCGAGTCTGGCTGCCACCGGATTCCAACACTCTGCTCTCGGTGGCCGACCACTGCTTCCGCAGCCGCGACCACGTCAACGTCCTGGTGGTCGACAAGCAGAAGCACCCCCAGTACCTGACCCTCGAACAGGCACACAAACATGCCGAAGCCGGGGCATCGATCTGGGAGTGGGCCGGTACCGAGGGCGAGACCAACGACGCGGACCCCGAACAACCCGACATCGTGCTGGCCGCCGCGGGCGACGTTCCTACCGAGGAGATCCTGGCCGCTGCACATCTGCTGCGTGAGTGGGTTCCCTGGTTGCGCGTTCGCGTGGTCAATGTGGTCGACCTGATGGTGCTGCTGCCCCAGGACGAACATCCACATGGGCTGCCCGAATCGAAGTTCCTCGATCTGTTCACCGCAGACACCGATGTGGTGTTCGCTTTCCACGGCTATCCGAGGGCCATCCACCAGCAGCTGCACGGACGCACCCGCGCCGACCGTTTCCACGTTCGCGGGTTCATCGAACAGGGCACCACCACAACTGCTTTCGACATGGTGGTGCAGAACAAGATGAGCCGGTACCACTTGGTGCTCGAAGCCCTACGCCGAACCAGCCGCGTTCCCGAACGCAGCCGAGAACTTGCCGAGTTCTGCCGGTCGCAGCTGCAGCGCCACACCGAGTACGTCACCACCCACTTCGAGGACATGCCGGAGATCCGCGAGTGGAAGTGGTCCTAGATGATCGACGCCTCTGTCGGCGCGTCAACTAGTACTCACACGGCAGGTGGGGCACCCTGGGACAGGTGAGTGGTCTATCCCTATCGGCGCAGGCGGCCCTGCGTGATGACCTGGAGCGTCTGATGACGCTGCAGCGTGATCAGATCGATTGGGCCTGCTCGAACATCGACTCCATCAAAGAGCTTGTCGCCTTCGGGCTCGACGAGGTCGTCGAGCTGCGTGAATTGGCCGAGCTGGAGTGGGACCGGGGAAACGAAGAGATCGCCCAGCACCTCGAACAGGAAGCATCCGCCTGGAATCACACGGTGCGGCTCCTACGTACCGCGCTCTCCCGGTGCGGAGCGGATGAGTCGACCGGCCGGCATCGCAAGGTTTCCTGACAGGCGAACGCGGTGACGCTACGGTCGATCTCGTGGCACGAACACTGATCCTGATGCGGCACGGCAAGTCGGCCTATCCCAGCGGTACACCCGACCAGGAACGTCCGCTCGCCGAGCGCGGTCAGCGCGAAGCAGCACTGGCAGGCCGGTGGATGGCCGACGACGGGCTCGCGGTCGACGCCGTACTGTGCTCGACCGCGGTTCGCACGCGTCAGACGTTGCAGCACACCGGTATCGACGCACCGGCCACATTTGTCGAAGACATCTACGGCGGAGACGCAGACGACGTGTGCGAGGCGATCAGGCTCCACGCGCCCGCGGACGCTGCCACGATATTGGTGATCGGGCACGAGCCCGGGATGCCGGACACGGCGATGACGCTGGATCCGGCGGCACACATTCCGCGTTTTCCCACGTCCGCGTACGCGGTCGTCGAGACCGAGACCGCGTGGGACCAGCTGGGTCTGACGCCGGACTCGACGACGCACATGACCCGGCTGGCCATCCCGCGGGAATGAGTCTTCCTGCTCCTATTTGACCAGTGCCCGTTCGAGCACGGGCGCGAGATCGAGACCGGTGGGCAATGTGCCGTATGCGCCGGCCCAGTCGCCTGCGAGTCGGGTGGCCGCGAAGGCTTCCGCCACGGCCGGATGTCCGTGCCGCAGCATCAGCGAGCCCTGTAAGGCGATGCAGATCGACTCGGCGATCCTGCGTGCGGTCGGTTGGCCTGCCTCCCCCAGCTGGCTCTTCAAGGAGTTGAGGTAGTTGTCGTAGCGGGTGTCCATGCCGGTCGCCGACTCCAACTCGTCGAACAGCGCGTCCACCGACTTGGGCGCTGTGGCCATCGCACGCAGTGTGTCGAGGGCACTGACGTTCCCGCTGCCCTCCCAGATCCCGTAGAGAGGGGCTTCCCGGTAGAGCCGCGGCATCCCGGAGTCCTCGACGTAACCGTTGCCGCCCAGGCACTCCATCGACTCGGCGACGTGCGCTGTGGCCCGCTTGCACAACCAGTACTTGGTCGCGGGCAGCCCGATACGTCGCAGCAGGGCCTCGGTGTCGTCGCCGCGTTCGGCTGCGTCGGTGGCCCCCGCCATCCGCATCGACACCATGGTGGCCGCTTCAGCTTCGATCGCGAGATCCGCGAGGACGTTCCGCATCAACGGTTGATCGATCAGGTAGTCGCCGAACACCTTCCGGTGTTGGCTGTGGTGCATGGCCTGGGTGAGCCCGACGCGCATGTTGCCCGCACTGGCCAGCGCACAATCGAGCCTGGTGAGGTTCACCATCTCGATGATGGTGCGAACACCGCGTCCCTCCTCGCCCACCAACCATGCCGTCGCGCCGTCGTATTCCACTTCCGACGACGCGTTGGCGTGGTTGCCGAGCTTGTTCTTCAGCCGTTGCAACCGCATCCGGTTGCGGGTGCCGTCGGGCAGTACCCGGGGCAGGAAGAAGCACGACAGTCCACCGGGAGCTTGGGCGAGCACCAGGAACAAGTCGGACATCGGCGCGGACGTGAACCACTTGTGCCCGGTGAGCGTGTAGGAGCCGTCCGAATTGGGTTGAGCTGCGGTCTGGTTCGCGCGGACATCGGAGCCGCCCTGCTTCTCGGTCATCGACATCCCGGCGATCAGACCGGACTTGCCCGCCGGGACCGACAGGTACGGGTCGTAGGTTCGGGAGGTCAGCAACGGCTCGTAGGTGGCGGCCAGGTCGGGGTTGTGCCGCAGGGCCGGCACCACGGCGTAGGTCATCGAGATCGGGCAGACGTGACCCGCCTCGACCGTCCAGACCCCGAGTTTGGCGGCCCTCACCACGTGCGCGCCCGCCCGACCATCGGCCCAGGGTGCTCCGTGTAGACCGTGTGTCACAGCGACATCCATCAACCGGTGGTACGCCGGGTCGTATTCGACCTCGTCGACACGGTGACCGTACCGATCGTGCGTGCGCAATATCGGCAGGTTCCGGTCGGCGAGTTCACCCCATCGTTGAGCTTCCTCACCGGCAGCGATGGCGCCCAGTTCGAAGGTCTCGTCGGCGCCCCAGCCACCACCTTCGCGAACAAGAGACTCCGACAGCGCCGGGTTGGTCGCCGGGTTGTATCCACTCAGGAGCGGAACTTGATTGATCACCTCATGCGTATCGGCCATGGATACATGATGCGCCTCGATGAACCCCATGGTCGCAGGAATCCCCACCTGCGCCGATGCGCGCATCGGCGGCCCTGAGCGCCGTCAGAGCCGGGCCTCGGATGAGCGGCGGCCCCATGTTCTGGCCATACTGAACAAAACCCCACCACCGTCGGACATGAGTCCGGCGTGTACCAGGAGTATCCAGTGCAATTTTCAGCACAAGACGTCGCTGCCGCATCGACGGTCTGCATCGTCGCGACCCAGCTCCGCGACCGGTTGTGATGGCCGAGCCAGACCTCGTCGAGCCAGATCCCGGGGCGTCTCGGAACCGCGCTCTCTTCGTGGTGCACGATCACGACCGTGACCGCGGTATCGCCGACACGGGCACCCTGCGCGACCACGTCATCGACCGGGGCTACGACGTCGACATCGTGCACCCTTCCGGACATCTACCGGAGGTCGCGGGGTTCGATTTTGTTGTCGTGATGGGTTCTTCGGAGGCGGCATACAACGACTCGGTCCCCTGGCTGGCGGCCGAGATCAGCTACCTGCGGGCTGCGCTCGCCGCAAACGTACCGATTCTCGGGGTGTGCTTCGGTGGCCAGCTGCTCAGCCGCGTTCTCGGCGGAAAGGTCAAGCGGTCGGACCACCCCGAACACGGTTACGTCACCGTCGACACCGTCGCGCCCGAACTGGTCGCACGCGGACCATGGATGCAGATGCACTACGACCGATTCACCCTCCCGCCCGGTGCTCGCGAGATCGCCCGCAACGGAGCAGCGTTGCAGGCCTTCACCTTTGGCCGGAATCTCGGGGTTCAG is a window from the Williamsia sp. DF01-3 genome containing:
- a CDS encoding DMT family transporter, coding for MHLFLPALLATLSALLVATGTLVRQRSSTASGGITKRWWLGVLIAAAGFALQAVALGLGSLLLVQPLIVLSVLFALPMEAYLDHRRLNFHEWKWGIILTVCIAAFVVIARPEAGGHNVSAGTLAGTIVVVVAVLIGLVVAARLVSPHHRALLFGSASGLLTGVQAFLLKAVVTQLGESVVEVLTHPEIYLILLVATASVITQQLAFAAHDLQTSFPAMTVMEPAVAMALGVVLLGESVDVNIVDGIIAGLSLVIMLRAVFVLARHAAERETEFEVAFPKAPAPAPGGSAMGPTDH
- a CDS encoding phosphoketolase, whose amino-acid sequence is MTLAGYTDSELELDLRWWSATNYLTVAQIYLQDNVLLREPLSVEHIKPRLLGHWGTSPGLSMIYTLLNRRIRETDSKWLYITGPGHGGPALVAATYLEGTYSEIYPHVSADADGVRALCRQFSTPGGIPSHVSVQTPGSIHEGGELGYALIHAAGAAFDSPDLVVACVVGDGEAETGPLAGSWKIPAFLNPARDGAVLPILHLNGAKIAGPTVFGRSSDDDITAFLSGQGWEPMFVGGDDPHEVFPAMAQAIASAHDKIVEIQTRAREGNPSGDKWPAIVMRTPKGWTGPHEVDGKLIEGTHWSHQVPLSGVKENPEHLALLEEWLRSYKPDDLFDKSGALIDDLADLAPRGELRMGATPYANGGRALVPLKIPPLESYALDIEAPGALAYETTKVLGELMRDIYRDNSDENHGGSFRLFSPDETASNRLQAVFEQTDRCWQLPTNENDDNLSPEGRVMEVLSEHLCQGWLEGYLLTGRHGLFATYEAFAMVSVSMLVQHTKWLQHAAELPWREPVASLNVLLTSTCWRNDHNGFSHQGPGLIDAVIPLAPGVVRVWLPPDSNTLLSVADHCFRSRDHVNVLVVDKQKHPQYLTLEQAHKHAEAGASIWEWAGTEGETNDADPEQPDIVLAAAGDVPTEEILAAAHLLREWVPWLRVRVVNVVDLMVLLPQDEHPHGLPESKFLDLFTADTDVVFAFHGYPRAIHQQLHGRTRADRFHVRGFIEQGTTTTAFDMVVQNKMSRYHLVLEALRRTSRVPERSRELAEFCRSQLQRHTEYVTTHFEDMPEIREWKWS
- a CDS encoding histidine phosphatase family protein codes for the protein MRHGKSAYPSGTPDQERPLAERGQREAALAGRWMADDGLAVDAVLCSTAVRTRQTLQHTGIDAPATFVEDIYGGDADDVCEAIRLHAPADAATILVIGHEPGMPDTAMTLDPAAHIPRFPTSAYAVVETETAWDQLGLTPDSTTHMTRLAIPRE
- a CDS encoding acyl-CoA dehydrogenase family protein produces the protein MADTHEVINQVPLLSGYNPATNPALSESLVREGGGWGADETFELGAIAAGEEAQRWGELADRNLPILRTHDRYGHRVDEVEYDPAYHRLMDVAVTHGLHGAPWADGRAGAHVVRAAKLGVWTVEAGHVCPISMTYAVVPALRHNPDLAATYEPLLTSRTYDPYLSVPAGKSGLIAGMSMTEKQGGSDVRANQTAAQPNSDGSYTLTGHKWFTSAPMSDLFLVLAQAPGGLSCFFLPRVLPDGTRNRMRLQRLKNKLGNHANASSEVEYDGATAWLVGEEGRGVRTIIEMVNLTRLDCALASAGNMRVGLTQAMHHSQHRKVFGDYLIDQPLMRNVLADLAIEAEAATMVSMRMAGATDAAERGDDTEALLRRIGLPATKYWLCKRATAHVAESMECLGGNGYVEDSGMPRLYREAPLYGIWEGSGNVSALDTLRAMATAPKSVDALFDELESATGMDTRYDNYLNSLKSQLGEAGQPTARRIAESICIALQGSLMLRHGHPAVAEAFAATRLAGDWAGAYGTLPTGLDLAPVLERALVK
- a CDS encoding type 1 glutamine amidotransferase, which translates into the protein MAEPDLVEPDPGASRNRALFVVHDHDRDRGIADTGTLRDHVIDRGYDVDIVHPSGHLPEVAGFDFVVVMGSSEAAYNDSVPWLAAEISYLRAALAANVPILGVCFGGQLLSRVLGGKVKRSDHPEHGYVTVDTVAPELVARGPWMQMHYDRFTLPPGAREIARNGAALQAFTFGRNLGVQFHPEISPAVWATWQASWAANRQGQLVVERGIDLDKITAEITARAAESRENCATLLDAFLKLAHAPV